One window of the Candidatus Aquicultor sp. genome contains the following:
- the rsgA gene encoding ribosome small subunit-dependent GTPase A yields the protein MDLESLGWNSAFENAFKPYADQGYTAGRISSEHKNIYRVHTERGELLARMTGKMIRESRAKHDFPAVGDWVAMKIRASEERAAIHAILPRHSKFTRQAAGFNVAEQVIAANIDTVFLVTALNNDFNIRRMERYLTLAWESGANPVFILNKADICDNIDQMIAEVESVACDVPIHAVSAVTGHGLDHLTQYLRKGETLVLLGSSGAGKSTLVNTWYGQDIQTVNQTRQGDDKGRHTTTYRRLMVLPEGAIVIDTPGLREIQLWGTDDSLNDVFKEIAQYEAGCRFRDCSHDGEPDCMVKQALEEGKIEPSRYESYLKLKRELGLLSDKRGHQEKR from the coding sequence TTGGATTTGGAATCGTTAGGGTGGAATTCTGCTTTTGAGAACGCGTTTAAACCGTACGCAGATCAGGGATATACCGCCGGCCGAATATCTTCGGAACATAAGAATATCTATAGAGTCCACACCGAGCGTGGCGAACTGTTGGCCCGCATGACCGGGAAGATGATTCGTGAGAGCCGCGCAAAGCATGACTTTCCGGCTGTTGGCGATTGGGTTGCAATGAAAATTCGAGCATCGGAAGAAAGAGCCGCGATTCATGCAATCCTTCCACGGCACAGCAAATTTACGCGCCAAGCTGCAGGCTTCAATGTTGCAGAACAAGTTATCGCCGCAAATATCGATACCGTTTTCCTCGTTACCGCGCTAAATAACGACTTTAATATCCGGCGCATGGAACGCTACCTAACGCTAGCTTGGGAAAGCGGTGCAAATCCTGTCTTTATTCTCAATAAAGCGGATATCTGCGACAATATCGACCAAATGATTGCAGAAGTCGAGAGCGTTGCATGTGACGTTCCTATACATGCCGTTAGCGCAGTTACCGGACACGGTCTCGACCATCTCACCCAATATCTGCGCAAAGGAGAAACCCTCGTATTATTGGGTTCATCCGGTGCGGGCAAATCTACGCTGGTCAACACATGGTACGGTCAAGACATCCAAACAGTAAACCAGACACGCCAGGGCGACGATAAGGGAAGGCACACAACAACATATCGCAGGTTAATGGTCTTGCCGGAAGGTGCGATCGTAATTGACACACCCGGCCTGCGCGAAATCCAGCTCTGGGGAACCGACGATAGTCTTAATGATGTCTTCAAGGAGATAGCACAATACGAAGCAGGATGCCGCTTCAGAGACTGCAGCCATGACGGGGAACCGGATTGTATGGTTAAGCAAGCACTCGAAGAAGGAAAGATCGAGCCCTCAAGATACGAAAGCTATCTTAAGCTAAAACGAGAACTCGGCCTCTTAAGTGACAAAAGAGGGCATCAAGAGAAACGATAG